The Aspergillus nidulans FGSC A4 chromosome VII nucleotide sequence TGGTGCATGACAAGGTGTGAGAGGATGAGATCGAACTTTCGCCGGCGCCCTTCAAGATTGTCGACAGTCTGAGGAGGGAGGGCAGGATCCTCAGGGTCTTCAAGTAGACGACAAATGGGGACGACATTACGACCGCTGTCTTTGTTGCTCTGCTGCATATCTACCGGCTCGGCCTCCTTATTCCtgctgatcttcgccttcaaAGCATCGATCATGCCATGCGCGGGATCCACGGCTACGATCTCATGAACGAGCGGTGCCACGCGGAGTGTGAGCAGGCCTGTGCCGCAGCCGACTTCGAGCACCTCGAGACCAGTTCCTAAGGTGGattgcttttgctctgaGAGCGTCTCGATGATCGGCTTGAGACTTTCGAAGGCGAAGCGGGTCGCTTCTTGCACCGAGGGGTTCTTGTCCCATTCTGCGGCTTCGTCGTTGAATCGCTCGTTCCCTGCAGATGCCATTGTGAGCGTATCCGTCTTCTATACAAAACAATCGATCAGGTCAGGTTGGACGAAGACCAGACGGGATCAGAATTTCACAAGATCACGCTCCTAAAGCCGTCGGCAGTCGGCGTACACTGCGGGGTAAGTAAACAGCACCCTGCCTGAATGCCGAGCTTGCCTCTCCCACTTCGACCACCATCTGCAGCTAAGACATTAACCAAGACAGAGCAGTTATAATGCCATCCTTCAGTTCATCTACCTTCTCGATCGCCCTCCTTGTCGCGGGCTACCTCAATAACCGGTGCGTGACGCCTCCAAACGAGACCACCTCCCCGCATACCACCGACCGCATCCgcttcctcacaacaacaccaccgcTCCTTTTCGCGCACATTGCCAACACCGCAATTCTTTACCAAGCCTTAGTGACCCTCTTCTCGACCGGTTCAACGTCTGACCACGAAACGCTTGTCAAGCTCTGCCCCTACCCGTCGAATCTCGACCCCAGCGGCTCAACTGTATCCTGGAACCGTCACACGGTCGGATACCTCTCCCTCGTCGCTATCGGCGCATTTATCCGATTAGGCGCCTACGGCGGCCTCGGGCGCAACTTCACTTACCAGCTTGCGAAGCCTGACCGGCTGATCACGTCGGGACTATACAAGCATCTGCAGCATCCGAGCTATACGGGAATTGTGCTCTTGTTGGTTGGGTATGGCGGGCTAGTGGTCAATCGCTTCGATACGCCGATTACTTGTCTTTTTTCAGAACCTCTACTAGGTCTATTGAAGAGGTGGGAGCTGGTTCTTCTCTTGTTAGCAGCTACGGTCTTGGTTTTGTCCCTGATTGTGAGGATCcgcgatgaggagaagatgctgaGGGAGAAGTTTGGGCGCGAGTGGGAAGTTTGGCAcaagaagacggccagaaTCGTCCCATGGATTCTCTGATGTTATACATAATTAGCATTATTAGTCTACTGCGTAGTGAGAATGTTTGTTTTGTGCTAAAGATGGGTTTGTCTTTGTTATGTTAGTGTCTTGGTCTAGTCGGAGTTGGTCCGGCCACCGGTCCAATGTCATCACCAGTTCCCTGACTCCCAGCCTCTCGTCTCACGCAACCGCGCCAGCTCTCCACCTCCGCACTCCTATCATCGCCCTTCTGTTTAATTATCCATCACGCGGATTATCCCCTCGCACAGGGCAGAAAACATCAATATGGGACTCATAACCCGCACCCTGAAGCTAGGGACCTACACGGGCCTGGCGTCTCTCGGCGCTTTCTTCGCCTACACGCGCAATGACCGCTTCGTGGACATGCCCCCGACCGACCCGATCTTTAACCACCCTCTCTACGCCAAATTCAACCCGTCCAAGAACCCGACTACGCACGACCTTTGCATTCGCCGCGTTCCACTTTCCGAGATCAACCCGTCACTGCTCgagaagaaggggaagctCGTTGAGGCGTTCTGCGCGGGTGTGTGGAGTGGCTGGGGTGCGTTCTCTCCCTTCGGGCCTTGACGCGATGGGATAAAGGGAAACCTTGAGATGGATCGAGAAGTCGATACTAATGGCTCTGAATTGTGATTGCAGGCTACGCCTTCCAACGGTCCTACCTCTCGCGCAAATACGAAGCCGCCGATACCGCGTCGCACTTG carries:
- a CDS encoding class I SAM-dependent methyltransferase (transcript_id=CADANIAT00009109) — translated: MASAGNERFNDEAAEWDKNPSVQEATRFAFESLKPIIETLSEQKQSTLGTGLEVLEVGCGTGLLTLRVAPLVHEIVAVDPAHGMIDALKAKISRNKEAEPVDMQQSNKDSGRNVVPICRLLEDPEDPALPPQTVDNLEGRRRKFDLILSHLVMHHVPDLKSFLSTLRGCLTPGGRVALTDFEDFGPEAIKFHPPTKLEGVERHGIPARWMENLMKEVGFQDVKVSVGWTLTKKVEAWEGHNPGDTLQFPFLLCEGSSP
- a CDS encoding uncharacterized protein (transcript_id=CADANIAT00009110), which codes for MGLITRTLKLGTYTGLASLGAFFAYTRNDRFVDMPPTDPIFNHPLYAKFNPSKNPTTHDLCIRRVPLSEINPSLLEKKGKLVEAFCAGVWSGWGYAFQRSYLSRKYEAADTASHLWTTEQLASSTYDVGTLITDHFEVVEKTNDRIVVRCGDSPRRQGVRASDGLFEISAVVKPEEGVAEFGLKSCFYQGLGKAEGTPMPPHITWLHQQYTKLLAETALYKVRR